A portion of the Nyctibius grandis isolate bNycGra1 chromosome 31, bNycGra1.pri, whole genome shotgun sequence genome contains these proteins:
- the LOC137674891 gene encoding LOW QUALITY PROTEIN: excitatory amino acid transporter 4-like (The sequence of the model RefSeq protein was modified relative to this genomic sequence to represent the inferred CDS: inserted 2 bases in 2 codons), protein MVEHGIXMINPELSHIKIEISFCLHKNTFSSARGWGGIWRKEQRRQSCALGTAVPXLTMGEQSHVNSLFLNEDAAKRLNAESRVQRLRQAVQKRAARAKKRMHSITADSAKSFFRRNAFVLFTIAAVLLGIILAFSLRPYKLTYRQIKYFSFPGELLMRMLQMLVLPLIVSSLITGMASLDGRASGKMGMRAVVYYMVTTIIAVFIGILMVIIIHPGKGSKDKLHREGRIEQVQTTDAFMDLVRNMFPPNLVEACFKQYKTQYSTRVFTRTVLHSSNVTAGVTTTQIPVPENFTGILENVTHALETISEVLTFEEVIPIPGSANGVNALGLVVFSMCFGLVIGSMKQKGRALREFFNCLNEAIMRLVAIIIWYAPVGIMFLIAGKILEMDDLAVMGGQLGMYTLTVIVGLLIHALCILPLLYFIVTHRNPWVFIAGLLQALITALGTSSSSATLPITFRCLEENNGVDRRITRFVLPVGATINMDGTALYEALAAIFIAQVNNYELDFGQIITISITATAASIGAAGIPQAGLVTMVIVLTSVGLPTEDITLIIAVDWFLDRLRTTTNVLGDSLGAGIVEHLSRHELDAQDCELEYLSNFSRKH, encoded by the exons ATGGTGGAACATGGGA AAATGATTAATCCTGAACTTTCCCATATCAAAatagaaatttcattttgtttgcacAAAAATACGTTTTCCAGTGCACGTGGATGGGGAGGCATCTGGAGAAAAGAGCAG CGTAGGCAGAGCTGTGCCTTGGGGACTGCTGTGC TGCTGACCATGGGGGAGCAGAGTCACGTCAACAGCCTGTTCCTCAACGAGGACGCAGCCAAGCGGCTCAACGCCGAGAGCCGGGTGCAGCGCCTGCGGCAGGCAGTGCAGAAGCGGGCAGCACGGGCCAAGAAGCGGATGCACAGCATCACCGCCGACAGCGCTAAAAGCTTCTTCAGGAGAAACGCCTTCGTCCTCTTCACCATTGCTGCAGTCTTACTAG GGATCATCTTGGCGTTTTCCCTGCGGCCCTACAAGCTGACCTATCGCCAGATCAAGTATTTCTCCTTCCCCGGCGAGCTGCTGATGCGTATGCTTCAGATGTTGGTTCTTCCTCTCATTGTCTCTAGCTTGATTACAG GAATGGCCTCGCTGGATGGCAGAGCCTCAGGGAAGATGGGGATGCGGGCTGTTGTCTACTACATGGTGACCACGATCATAGCAGTCTTCATTGGCATCCTCATGGTGATCATCATCCACCCAGGAAAAGGATCTAAAGACAAGCTTCACCGAGAAGGCAGAATTGAGCAGGTGCAGACCACAGATGCCTTCATGGACTTGGTGAG GAATATGTTCCCGCCCAACCTGGTAGAAGCCTGCTTCAAACAG TACAAGACGCAGTACAGCACCAGGGTCTTCACCAGAACCGTCCTCCACAGCAGCAATGTCACAGCAGGGGTGACAACCACTCAGATCCCTGTGCCTGAGAACTTCACTGGCATCCTGGAGAACGTCACTCATGCCCTGGAGACCATCTCCGAGGTGCTGACCTTTGAAGAAGTCATTCCCATCCCTGGCTCAGCCAATGGGGTGAACGCGCTGGGGCTGGTAGTGTTCTCCATGTGCTTCGGTTTGGTGATCGGCAGCATGAAGCAGAAGGGACGGGCCCTGCGGGAGTTCTTTAACTGCCTCAACGAAGCCATCATGAGGCTGGTGGCCATTATCATCTG GTATGCTCCAGTTGGGATCATGTTTTTAATTGCTGGCAAAATCCTGGAGATGGATGACCTAGCAGTGATGGGAGGCCAGCTGGGGATGTACACTCTCACTGTCATCGTTGGACTCCTCATTCATGCCCTCTGCATCCTGCCACTGCTCTACTTCATCGTCACTCACAGAAACCCCTGGGTATTCATTGCAGGGCTTCTGCAGGCCCTCatcacagccctgggcacctcCTCAAG CTCAGCGACTCTGCCCATCACCTTCAGGTGCCTGGAGGAAAACAATGGTGTGGACAGGCGCATCACGAGGTTTGTTCTGCCTGTGGGAGCTACAATTAACATGGATGGCACTGCTCTGTACGAGGCCCTTGCAGCCATTTTCATTGCACAAGTCAACAACTATGAACTTGACTTCGGGCAGATCATCACAATAAG CATCACTGCCACGGCAGCCAGCATTGGAGCCGCAGGGATTCCCCAGGCAGGACTGGTGACTATGGTTATAGTGTTGACATCAGTGGGGCTGCCTACTGAAGACATTACACTGATCATCGCTGTGGACTGGTTTCT GGACCGCCTTAGAACGACCACCAATGTCCTGGGGGATTCTCTGGGGGCTGGCATTGTGGAGCACCTCTCCCGGCATGAGCTAGATGCACAGGACTGCGAACTTG aatatTTGTCCAACTTTTCAAGAAAGCATTGA